The stretch of DNA TACAGTTGTTGCTTGTCCTCGAACTTGAGACCTCTGAGGCTGCATTGATATAAGAGGTAATACATTAAAAAGATTGATGATCAAAAATAGATAAAATTGGTTTTTTTTCATCATGAACATCACTCCCCCCCACAACTATAAAAACAAAATAGAAATTCATTATGATTATTATATTTAAAAAAATAAACTTATTGCAATTAATTAGATATCGTATTCAATAAAACTTTATATAAAAAAAGGCAACCTCTAGTTTTTTTCAGATTTATTCATTACTTTTGTTCCTAGAGATAGAAAAACAGCCAAAATATAACTATGTTAAAGGAGCTCTAGAGCCATGGCTTATACCGTTAAATCCAAAAAAAGTGGAAAAATGTACTCTTTACATTCAAAAGAAGTAAAGCTTGCTGGCGATCGTAAACAAAGAATTTATTACTTTGCAGGCGAAGCTGGACCAGATGCACTTGATACATTGCCTGCTGGATATGAAGTTATAGAAAATGCGCGCACAGGCTTGCCTATGTTGCGTAAAAAGAAATAACAGTTCCACATTGCGATAAGCAAAATTAAATAAGGGCTCGGTACATTGTTACCGGGCCTTTATTATTTTATAGAAACATACTCACTCAACAGGTTTTTTTCCACGCTATTTCATAAACTCACCCCTCTATTTTCTTGAACTCACCTCAGTACAACCTCTCCTTATTGCTCAAAATTCCCAATTTTGTCGATATTGATTATTTTTGTCGACAAAAATATAATTTGTCGCTAATATGGGTTTAGAATAAGAATTTTAAAGAAAGGGCTTTCTATGAACACTGCATGTATAAAAAAGACACTTATAACGACAGAAAAAGACAATACGCTGGCTTTACAGTGCTATGAGCAGCTCCAAGAAGATATCATCAATGGTACCTTTGCTCCGGGGCAAAAGCTCAAGATAGAACTCCTCAAGCAGCGACTTGATGTTGGCCAAAGCCCCATTCGAGAAGCATTGTCTCGCTTGGTTGCTTCAGGCCTAGTCGAGACACAAGACAATAAAGGTTTTCGGGTTGCTCAAGTTTCTGAAGCAAATATTCGTGATATCTATCGCACCTTCTTCCAGATTGAGCTTTTAGCACTTAACCAAGCAATGGAACTGGGCGATGATGCATGGGAGGCATCAGTTGCCGCGGCGCTGCATCACCTGGCACTGGTTGAAACCAGGCAAGAACCGGTATCGTACCAAGTCTGGGCTCAGCGGAATTATGCCTTTCACGTCGCGCTGATATCGGGTTGCAATTCTCCTCTTTTGCTTCAGATTCGAGCCAATGTCTATCACCGTTTTGATCGGTACTGCCGCATCGCATTTAACCTTTCTAATACACAACTGCATCTCAATCACGATGAGCATAAAAAACTTGCTGATGCTGTCCTTGAAAGAAATACAAAAAAAGTACATGAGCTCTTGGAGTACCACATTTTTGGAGCATTAGAAGATGTTATTGCAACCCTTCAAAAAAATAACTTGTTATAAAAATAATTCTTACAAAGGATAATCATGAAAACAAAGAGACCATTAAAACAGTTAATGCATTATATGCTGCGCCATAAGGGCTCATTGCTGTTAGCTGTCTTGAGTTCAATACTCAATAAATTATGTGACATTGTTCCGGAAATTTTAATCGGTATCGCTATTGATGTCATCGTCAACCAACAACACTCAACGGTTGCACGTCTTACAAATATACAAGATCCATACATGCAATTATATCTCGTTGCAGGGCTCACCGCACTGCTTTGGATTGGCGAATCAATATTTGAATATTGCTACCTCATTCTCTGGAAAAACCTTGCACATACTATTCAACACACCTTGCGTTTAAGCACCTATGCACACATGCAACAGTTGGATACCGCTTATTTTGAAAACAAAACCACAGGGGGTTTACTTTCCATCATCAATGATGACATCAATCAGTTGGAACTTTTTCTCAGTGAAGGCCCCAATGCCATCATTCAACTTGTTGTTAACATCATTATCATGGGTGGAATCTTTACGTACATCTCGCCCATGCTTGCGGTGCTGACGCTACTCCCGGTGCCGTTTGTCATCATGATCGCTTATTATTTTCAAAACCGTTTGGCAACCCTGTATGGGGCGGTACGCGAGCGCGTTGAAGCACTAGGAAGCCATATAGCAAGCAGACTCATCGGCATTACCACCATCAAGAGTTATACTTGCGAACAATACGAAATTGATTGCTTAGCTCAAGAAAGTTTAGCGTATAAACAAGAAAGCCAACGTGCAAGCCATGTTAACGCTGCTTACATCCCAATAGTTCGTATGGGTATTTTGTGTGGATTTATTATGAGCATGATCGCAGGCGGAATTTTGGCACTCAATGGAACACTGCCTATCAGCTTTTATGCGGTATTGGTTTTTTTAACGCAGCGTTTTTTATGGCCATTCACCACATTGACCACCATAACCGATATGTACGAACGTGCTATGGCATCGGCACGTCGTGTTTTTACTATTTTGGCTCAGCACTCCAAGATTATTGATGGCAAGCAAAGCTTGGAGCTGGGTAAAGTTAAGGGCGCTTTGACGTTTAACAATGTCTCTTTTGCCTACAACAATGGAGTAAGTATTTTTAAAAATCTATCGTTCACTATTGCGGCCAACAGTACTGTTGCATTTGTCGGCTCTACGGGCTCAGGCAAAAGCACCATCATTAAATTGATTTTACGATTCTACGACAGCATGCAAGGCTCAATTTCTCTTGATGACACCGACATCAAGACCTTACAAACATCCGCACTTCGCCAAGCTATTGCGCTGGTAAGCCAGGAGGTCTATTTAGTTAATGGCACAATTGCTGACAACATTGCATATGGAAGCACCAATGCATCACGCCAAGAGATTATACATGCAGCGCAACTAGCTCAAGCGGATAACTTTATTACACAGTTACCACACGGGTATGATGCTTTGGTTGGTGAAAATGGAAAAAATCTTTCTGGAGGGCAACGACAAAGAATTTCTATTGCTCGAGCTATCCTTAAAAATCCACCTATTTTTATTTTCGATGAAGCAACATCAGCACTTGATAACGAAACAGAAGCGATCGTTCAACGCTCTATGACAACACTTGCACAAAATCACACAATGGTTATTATTGCTCACCGATTATCAACCGTACGTCATGCTGATACCATTTTTGTTATGGAAAAAGGGGCAATTGTTGAATCTGGAAACCATGATGAACTCATCATAAAAAACGGTGTCTATGCTGGATTGTGGAAAATTCAAACAGGAGAGCTTTCTTAAAAGCTCCAAAAACGACGAAAGACTAAAATTATGAACGCAATACTACAACGGTACTTACTTCTCGCATTATTCATCACGAGCGTTGCCCCGCAGAAAACATTCGCCATGCAACGCCAACCGACACATCAAGTAACAGCTCCGTTTGTATCGATTTTTTACCCACATAACAATCCAAAAAGATATACCGTTTCGCAAAAATTTTATATCGATAGCAAGATTGATAACGATGAGTACTATCAAATGCATCAATACTTGTACGGCAATACAGTAAAACTCGTAGGCAACGAAGCGTGCGGAAGTGATGGCTCATTTGGTTATGTTTCGTCAACAGACGACAGCCAATTTGCTAAGATTATGGTCAAATCAGAATTTTCAACTCCTGTTATTGTTTGTGCCGCAACAGCGCAAATTTTTTATGATGACCTCTCGCCTGCGCTTATCATACCAATGGGCTCTTTGCTTTACGTCCAAAATAGTAGCGATCCTGATTATTTTAAGTTTCTTGATCCAAGCGGATCAACCATGCTCATCTCCAGAAAAAATGTTAACGCTGTTGAAGATCTTGAGCAGCTCGATGAACACTACTTGCGTGCAAAAATTATTGCACAGGCAAAAAAGCTGATTGGATATCCCTACCAATGGGGCGGACTGTGCGCATGTGAAGGAAGTGGATTTGATTGTGCGGGTTTTGTACAAACCGTATATCGATCATGTGGTAAAAAAATCGAACGATGTGTTAATCGTCAATTCTCGAGAAGCAAACAAGTAGAACCATCAGCATTACGTGCTGGTGATCTTATTTTTTTCTATCAAAGTAGACAAAGCTTTAACAAGGCAGACCATGTTTGCCTGTATGAGGGTGATGAGATGATCATTGAAGCATCACCATTTACAGGAGCTGTAACCAAGGTTAAATCTGAAGATTTGCTCGGTAAAAAAATTATTGATTTTCAAAACAATGAGCCAATTTCATTTGCCGGTGTAACATATTTAATTTCGTTCCGCTCATTACTGAATTAAACTAAAACTGTGGGTACTAACAATCAGCAGTACCCACCTTTCAACAAGAATAAATATTCATCTCAGTACTATAAAATATCAACCTTTTACAAACGTTAGGTTCTTACGTAACTTTTAATTTTTTAAAAACATTGTCCCATCCATTTTTTCCCCTGGTATGCTGAGCAACTGCTTGATGAACATCTTTGATAAAGAAATGTTTTACGTTTTTAATATTCCAAGCTCTTTTAAATTCTGGAGTATCATTCATAACAACCAAGGTATACTTGATCTTAGGAAACTTTTTTTGAATAAGATTATTAAGCTTAATCGCCTCTTGTTTTTTAATTTTTGTTCGAAAAAAATAAATATGTTTCCCAAGCTTCAAAGCGCGATAAAAACGATCAATACGACGATAGTACTTATCTCTCACTTGCTCATAATCATAGAGCGGCGTACTATCATTTTTAAAATCGTGAATGAAATTAATTCTATAACCTTTATCAAAAACTCCGTGATTCACTAAGGGCAAAGCACGCGGTGTAACAACAAGATTTTCTAATTTTAAAAAATCTTTAAAATCGCTTTTTAATGCCTTATAAATCGAAGAGAATTCTGAAATAGCCCAATCAAATGGAAAAAATGCCTCAGTAATTTTATTTTTCTCAAAATTAATAGCAGGCCCACAATTCATACCCAAGCTTATAAAAATACTATTTTTTTTGAACTCGGCTTTATTCTCTTTTTCTGCGTTAAGCCAAAGAGGAGCTCGCATCGCATCATGATCACGAAGCTTTTCTAATTCATGGTAGAGTTGGCCAACTTCAATATCTTCGCGCTCAGACATAAAAACTGCAGAATCATCAAGTATATTTTTTGTATCCTGATTTGAATAAACAGGCACCATAAAGCTACACCATAAAAGGGTAGTACTCAGGAGCAAGCTTACATTTTTCTTGGGCAAGTATAATGACATCTCAAAGTCCTTTCTCTCGGTCTTACAAATACTCATTACTTCTTATACGCATACCATTATCAAGCCACCATTTTCAAGAATGCCTTTATTTTTCAAAAACGATTTTTATAGAATAAACAAAACTATTTTTAATTTTTTTTAAAAACAATCGACACCGTAAAAAAAGAAAACGTATGAACAAAAAAATACATTCATTCTGCTTGATAATCTTTATTTTCATTACTGCATCCCTTAGAGCCAGCGGTTATCGCGTTTCAGTTGAAATCTCATTAAATCAAGAAGAAATAGTGAACCCGCTTAAAGACAAACAAAGTGCTATAAAAAAATTTTTCCGTACCATAGCCAACCCAATAACAGCTTTAGACCAAGTATACAAACAAAAGCTCAAGAGCATTCTTGAGATGCTTGCTTCAAATGGATTAGGAAAAAAGGGTTGGGGAACATTGAATCAAACGAATAAACCCTTTCACATTACATTGGCCTATATTGATGACCTTCTTGATCAAAAAGACCTCACAGAGTTTAAGCAAGTTTTAGAAGGAGCGGCTCAACAAATCGCTGTTCAATTTCCAAATGGATTAGGTGATTTTTGTATCCAGGGAGTCCCAGAGTTTATTGGCGACAAGGGCTGGATTGCATATCAAAATATCAGTGACCCTTATGGGAAACTCAAAAAAGTTGCTCGCATAATATCTGATAAACTCAAAGCCAAAACTCATCATCGTATCAATAAAGATCACCCACTATTTCTAGCACATGTTTCAATAGGGCTCGTTGGAGATATGCTGTACCCACCAAAAGCACCTCAAAAGACAAACCCTTTTTATCTTCAATTACTTCAAAACCATGCGGCTAAACCGCATAACTCACTTTTATCAGGCATACAAAATGCAATGGTCACCAAAGGACTCATTGATAGTAAAATTAAATTTAATATCAAAAGCTTTACGTTAAAAATAGCCGATCTTCGCAATCCTGATAGAATAGAGCACTCTGAAATCATCTATGAATTGCCATCAGGTCTTGCCGCACAGCTTATTATTCTGAAAAGCAAACTTGAACTTTTGAAATCAAAGCTTATATCGCTCAAAGAGCAGCTCAAAAAACTCACGAAACAACTTATACAATAAGCTCAGGCTTTTTTGCTCTGGCAAAAATATGCTAGAATCAAACTCTCCTCAAATAACCCTCAATTAATAATTTTTAAAATGTAAAAATAAAAAATGAATAAACCATGTCTCACAACCTATCAAAAACTCTGTACCGAGTTTTATGACTTGATCGAGCATCCATACTCCCAGCAAGCTCTACGCCTGTACATGAACTATGCAGCTCAAGCTCAAGGACCAATTTTAGAGCCAATGTGTGGAACCGGTCGCTTTCTCATTCCCATGCTCCAAGCAGGTTTTGATGCTTATGGCTTTGATGCCTCAGAGCACATGCTTGATGGGTTAAAGCAAAAGTTTGCGGCTCTGAGCAATAAGCCTGCTCCGGTGTGGCAAGCGTTTGTGGAAAATTTTAGCAGCGATACACGGTATCAATTAATCTTTGTCCCCTATGGGTCGTGGGGGTTAATAACCAATCTTGAAAACTGTAAAAACGGTCTTGAAATTATGTATCATCACCTGGAACCCGGTGGAAAGTTTGTTCTTGAAATAGAAACGGTTGCATCACTACCTCAACCTTGTGGCATCGAGCGACGCGGTGTGCAAACAAGGGCTGATGGCTCAAAAATTGTTCTTACCACTATGACTTCGTATAATCCAGAATCACAAGTTTTCAGCTCTCAATGTCGATACGACTCTATTATTGACAATCAGATTACCAATACTGAGCACGAAGAGTTTAAACAGTATCTTTATAACTTTGATGAAATGGATCAATTATTGACAAATGCTGGCTTTATTCATATCAAAAAATATCAAGACCATGCATTGAATGGTGCAATAGACCGGAGTACACACATACTCATCTATGAATGTACCAAATAGAAGTGTACTTATTTCTATTCTTATTTATATTGAACCAATAACGATAACCGATGGGGAGTCTTCATGATTAATTTCTTTTCTTTCATTAAAGAAACACCAGACCTTGTTTTTTGGGCAACGGCACTCTTTGGTACGACACTTTTTTTCTTACGATTATGCGCAACCATTATAGGCGGCACAACCGATGATATGACTGAAATTGATCATACATTTGGAGATGATGGAGAAATGCATCATAGTTCAACAGGATCCTTTAAACTCTTTACCGTACATTCAATTTCCGGCTTCTTCATGATGTTTGGTTGGGTTGGACTTGCATGCATTAAACAGTTGGGGTACAGTCACCCGGTTTCCATAGTTACAGCATTGATAGCTGGAACTATTACCATGGTACTTACTGGTCTTATCTTTAAAGGTGCCATGCTCCTGGTAAGCTCCGGCACCCACTTTGATATCAAAAAAACGGTCGGCCTTGTTGGTACGGTATATCAACGGATCCCCCACAATGGGCAGGGGAAAATTCAACTCGTTGTCGACGGTGTAACACGAGAAGTACTTGCTCAATCGCTTGATCAATGCGCAATTGATTCATTCAGATTAGTTAAAGTTATAAAATTTCTTGATCACGAAATTGTGGTCGTTCAAGAAATTAATTCATAAAAAAGAAAGAATCATACGATGTTCGATTACATTTTAATTGCTTGTGCGCTCTTTGCACTCTTCATTTTTTTCACGTTCTTCTTCCTTGCAAGCTGTTATAAACGCTGTTCATCGAACAAAATTTTAGCAGTTTACGGAAAGATAGCCGGTGAGCGATCGGTTAAATGTTACCACGGTGGTGGTGCGTTTATTTGGCCACTCATTCAAGATTATTCATTCCTTGATTTGACACCAATGACATTGCACATTCCACTCAAGTCTGCGTTGTCTCAACAGAACATCCGTATCAACGTACCAAGTACCTTTACGGTTGCTATTGATACAACACCAGAAGCGATGAATAATGCTGCTGTTCGCTTGCTTTCGCTTTCACGCAAAGATATCGAACTCATGGCATCTGAAATCATCATCGGTCAATTACGCTTGACCGTTGCCTCATTGATGATTGAAGAAATTAACCAAGATCGCGAACGCTTCTTGCTTGAAATCAGAAATCATATCGAATCTGAGCTCAAGAAAATTGGACTCATGCTCTTGAACGTTAACATAACCGATATCACCGATGAGTCTGGTTACATCGAAAGCATTGGTCGCAAGTCGGTTGCAACAGCGCTTAATCAAGCAAAAATTGATGTCGCAAATCAAGAAAAAACTGGTGAAATTGGTCGAGCAGAAGCTGAGCAAGAACGAAGAACGCAAGTTGCCAACTATAATGCACAAGCTGTTGAAGGTGAAAACGAAGCAAAAGCAAAAATTGCAAGTGTTAATGCAGCATTGCTTGAACAAGAAGCTGAAGCGGCACAACGAGGTCAAATTGCGCAACAAAATGCGTATGCTCAAATTAACAAAGCAAAAAGCTTAGCTGAACTACAACGCCTTGAAGCTGAAGAAATTGTACCCAAAGAAATCCAGCGTCGCATCATTGAAATTGCAGCTGCTGCAGATGCAGCTAAGCAACGCTTAGAAGCAGAAGGTAAAGCTGCTGCAATATTACAAGTCAAAGAAGCAGAAGCAGAAGGTATCCGTAAAGTTCTTACCGCTCAAGCTGACGGTTACAAATTATTGGTACAAGCATGCGGGAATAACAGTCAAGATGCTGCAACTATGCTCATGATTGAAAAGCTCCAAGAGATTGCAAAAATCCAGGCTGAAGCAATCAAAAATCTTAAGATTGATAAGATTACCGTTTGGGATAGCGGCTCTTCTGAAAAAGGAAGTTCAACCGCTCACTTTGTAAGCAGCATGGTAAAGTCATTACCGCCGCTGCATGAAATTGCTGCGATGTCAGGCATTAATTTGCCAGCTTATTTGGGCGATTTAAACAACCCAAATAATTCATCTAATACATTGAACAAAACAAATATCCAATAATAATTTGATACTCTAAAAATAAGCCCTGACTATTCAAGAGTTGGGGCTTATTTTTTTTGCTTAAGAATTCGAGTTTGCCACTCAATAAATCTCAGCTCCCATTATCCAAAACCTTCACATATTGACAATTCGAATATCACAACTATACTCCTTGTCCCCTCAACAACATCATATAAACAACATTATTCATTGTTAATAAAATTTAATTCAATAATAAGAAAATAAAAAGGAAGGCTTTATGCTTTTATCTAACCAAGGCTTGGTCACCAAAAGCTTTGTTCTTATAAGCCTCTATCTTGTACTCGTAGTAAGTGATGCTTACTCAATGGACGCGAATAATAATAACTTTTTTACGCCTCCAGTTTCGCCCCTCAAACGTAAGGCAGATGATACTACTCAAAGCCCTTCCAAGCATCTGAAAAAAAATCTTGATTCTTCATGCTTTGCTTCACCTGAAAGAGAATTCCCTAGTTCGCCAACGCGCTTAACACCCTCAATGAAAGATATAAAACTTTACTCTCCTGTTGGATTAAAGACTCCAAAAAAATATGTAAATACAAAGCCAACATCTGAAATTTTGAAACTTTTCATTACCAATTTTCTTCATTATGATGAGCAATCTTCATTAACTCCGCTCATTAAATTTCTTTTTTTATTGGATCAAAATAGTGGGGAGCTCCAACGAAGCTGCGCCGTACTTGACCAACAACGAGATCCTCATGCTCTATTTCCTCAATTTTTGTGGTCAGAAATGAATGAAGATTTTTTTGACACGCTGCTAAAAAAATATCATCAAATGATTAAAGTACTTGAATTTCAACAATCACTGAGGGCTTGCAAAACCGACAAAGAACGATCAAATAAAGAAAAAACTCTTAAAGCTCAAATAGCCCACATAGAAAAGCAACTACAAAGTTATTTTGACGATCAAGATCTGATTAAACAAAAAGAAACCCTTCAAGAAATGTTGAAGGTAATTCCTCGAAAAGTTCCTGAAATCAAGATCCTTAACCTGGTTAAAAAGCATCTATTCGAAAAAATAGATACGATCTTAGATGAAAAATATCGCTTAGAAAATTGTGGCAACGCTTGCATCGAAAAGCCCCTAAAAGTAAAACGTTGTAACACATGCTCTCAATTTAATATATCAGCTGTTCAAAAAAAATGGCTCGAAACTCTTTTAAAACATTTGATTACTATTTACGAAGAACAGGATAGGACGCTTTGTAATCGCTATCAAAAAATTGCACGTTACCTTTTAGGATTCTATTTGTATCCATGGAAGCCTCAATGTAAATTGCGCTATGCTCAAATATTAAGTTTTTCTTCAGATGATGAAGATATTGACGATCAAGATATTATTCCTGCACCATTTGACCTAATTCCTGCAGCATTAAAGTTGTTAAGTCATAATGCCGCTCATTCAGACTTCATAAACCTTCTGCCTGAAAGAGGTATACTATTAAAGTTCAGTAACGCCGAACTCATTGAAGATTGCATTCAGCAATCACCTCTTTATTACTTGCTTTGTTTTAATATGCAGGAACAAAAAATAATTGAACGCATCGAAAATATTTGCACAGGTCGTTATGAACCAATAGATTCATCCAAAAATAGTATGATGCTCAGTGAATTAGTAAATATCATGATAGAAGACTATAAGAACAGCCTAGAAGAATTTACTCAATCTCCTCCAAGCGCTTCTTTATTGAGCAAAGTAAAATATGCAAAATATGTATTAACCAAAACATTTGAGTTAATTACCAATCATCTCACTCAGCCTTGCCAAGATACTCATAAACCCCACATAATGCTGCCTGACTGTAGCAATTTATGTTCGTATAGCTTCAAAGATTTGATACGTACAGCACTCATGATAAAAAATGTCCTCCAGCTTCAGAATAGTTTTCTTGATAATCTCATCATGGTAAAAAATCACCACATTGAGCAAGTGACCTATGAACTTCATGAAACCAAAAAAGTCTATCAACTTGGTGGTGGACATTTAGATTGTGCACTCCCCTATAACCTTACGACAAATCACGGCGAACACACTGTTTGTGAAGTTTCCAGACTCGCATCTAATCCCACAACGGGAGTTAGTTTTTGTGACTGGTCAATTTATGATGATCAAAAAAAATACGCTTCGCATAAAAGCTCAACAGTCTTCCCCTCCTGTTTTAATCAAGAATTTTGGTCTCAATATGTTTTGAAACTCCTTTCACAAAATGCAGATGACCGTGATTTTTGCTTGTATGATTCTGGAAATCGTATGCACGAAAAAGATGGCGTATGCAAGCGTATGATTATTTTCCAACACAAGCACACACTCGGATGCAAGAGTCATAACTGCTTGTGTGACCAAAATTCTTTAATGTATATTGCTGCTATCATTCGAGAAGAGGTCATCGACAAGTCAGAAGATTATGGCGATCAAGCTAATATCTTGCGTTCGCTGATATCGCTCTATCCGTTATCCGCTTACTGCTTAGATTATGATGGCAATCAGGATTGCTTTTTTTTAAATGGTGAAAAGATTGACGATGATGATCAGTTAAATAATGCAATACCAAATTACTTAGGGAAAACAAGTAATCACACGCAACTAAAACTTGATCAGGATGGTAAACCGATACATACAATTAATTTTCTTTCATGTTCCGCGATATATGAAGTCTTATTGACTGCTCGGGAAAAAGTAGCGGCAACCAACCCACTTGCAAATAGCGGCGATATCAATACGTCAATAATCGAAATTACCAATCCTGCTACGCACGACACATACGTTTTAGTTAAAGTTGCTCAGGGTATTGTTGTTAAAATGCTCAAAACCGATCTCTTAAAAATATAAATCATTTATTATTACTTTTTGCTTGAAGAGCCCTTGAGTTATTCAAGGGCTCTTTTCATACAATAAACTTTATTGAGATTCTTTTTCCTGAACAATTTTCAGCACTTCTTGTGCATGGCTTGCAACATCAACATTTGGTAAGATTGAAGAAATTTTGCCTTGAGGGTCAATTACAAAAGTCATGCGATACGGAACCGGAATAAACCACCAATTTTTTGCACCATATTTTTTTGCGGTTACTTTGTCTTTGTCGCTCAAAAGAATAAACGGCAAGTGGTATTTTTCTTTAAATTTTTTATGCGAATCAGGTGAATCATAATTAATGCCCAAGACAACAATATCCTGCTTTTCAAACTCTCCGAAATTATCTCTCAACTGGCAGGCCTGCTTTCTGCAACCGGGAGTGTCATCTTTTGGATAAAAATATAAAACAACGTATTTACCCTTAAATTCAGTCAACGTACGGATTTTGTGATCTTGGTCTGGTAGCATAAACTCTGGTGCTTGATTTCCTATTGATAAGGCGTTAACCCCAAATATCCCTATGCTCATTACTATTCCTAACAAACTGTTTTTTATAGTTTTCATCAATACACCTTTTCACAAGACTGAGTAACCCGACATTGTCTTTTTTACGAAATCAACGAACTTTCCATCTGAAATCTTGTAATAGTTACTGATTCCGGTTGTAAGTATAACAACCAAAAGTAAATTATCTTGGGTAAAATACATCTCTTTAAAATAAGACTTATCAACCGATATTACATCGAAACATGGATATGGAACTTCACTCTATAAATCATCTATTAATCCAATATATTTGAAGCTCTCCTTTTCAAATAAAATTGCAGCAGTATTTCCATTTGAAGAAACTTGAATATCCAAAATAGTACTTTGAAATAAACAATCTCGCAGAGACAATCTGTAACGCGCAATCCAAGAATCATATGATCTTTGATAATTTATTTTCTTTACTTCAACCTTATCGTTTTGCAAAAAAACAACTGCAAGTTTGTTTTTTTGATAGGCAACAAGG from Candidatus Dependentiae bacterium encodes:
- a CDS encoding FCD domain-containing protein, which encodes MNTACIKKTLITTEKDNTLALQCYEQLQEDIINGTFAPGQKLKIELLKQRLDVGQSPIREALSRLVASGLVETQDNKGFRVAQVSEANIRDIYRTFFQIELLALNQAMELGDDAWEASVAAALHHLALVETRQEPVSYQVWAQRNYAFHVALISGCNSPLLLQIRANVYHRFDRYCRIAFNLSNTQLHLNHDEHKKLADAVLERNTKKVHELLEYHIFGALEDVIATLQKNNLL
- a CDS encoding peroxiredoxin; translated protein: MSIGIFGVNALSIGNQAPEFMLPDQDHKIRTLTEFKGKYVVLYFYPKDDTPGCRKQACQLRDNFGEFEKQDIVVLGINYDSPDSHKKFKEKYHLPFILLSDKDKVTAKKYGAKNWWFIPVPYRMTFVIDPQGKISSILPNVDVASHAQEVLKIVQEKESQ
- a CDS encoding ABC transporter ATP-binding protein; this translates as MKTKRPLKQLMHYMLRHKGSLLLAVLSSILNKLCDIVPEILIGIAIDVIVNQQHSTVARLTNIQDPYMQLYLVAGLTALLWIGESIFEYCYLILWKNLAHTIQHTLRLSTYAHMQQLDTAYFENKTTGGLLSIINDDINQLELFLSEGPNAIIQLVVNIIIMGGIFTYISPMLAVLTLLPVPFVIMIAYYFQNRLATLYGAVRERVEALGSHIASRLIGITTIKSYTCEQYEIDCLAQESLAYKQESQRASHVNAAYIPIVRMGILCGFIMSMIAGGILALNGTLPISFYAVLVFLTQRFLWPFTTLTTITDMYERAMASARRVFTILAQHSKIIDGKQSLELGKVKGALTFNNVSFAYNNGVSIFKNLSFTIAANSTVAFVGSTGSGKSTIIKLILRFYDSMQGSISLDDTDIKTLQTSALRQAIALVSQEVYLVNGTIADNIAYGSTNASRQEIIHAAQLAQADNFITQLPHGYDALVGENGKNLSGGQRQRISIARAILKNPPIFIFDEATSALDNETEAIVQRSMTTLAQNHTMVIIAHRLSTVRHADTIFVMEKGAIVESGNHDELIIKNGVYAGLWKIQTGELS
- a CDS encoding flotillin family protein, translated to MFDYILIACALFALFIFFTFFFLASCYKRCSSNKILAVYGKIAGERSVKCYHGGGAFIWPLIQDYSFLDLTPMTLHIPLKSALSQQNIRINVPSTFTVAIDTTPEAMNNAAVRLLSLSRKDIELMASEIIIGQLRLTVASLMIEEINQDRERFLLEIRNHIESELKKIGLMLLNVNITDITDESGYIESIGRKSVATALNQAKIDVANQEKTGEIGRAEAEQERRTQVANYNAQAVEGENEAKAKIASVNAALLEQEAEAAQRGQIAQQNAYAQINKAKSLAELQRLEAEEIVPKEIQRRIIEIAAAADAAKQRLEAEGKAAAILQVKEAEAEGIRKVLTAQADGYKLLVQACGNNSQDAATMLMIEKLQEIAKIQAEAIKNLKIDKITVWDSGSSEKGSSTAHFVSSMVKSLPPLHEIAAMSGINLPAYLGDLNNPNNSSNTLNKTNIQ
- a CDS encoding C40 family peptidase; this translates as MNAILQRYLLLALFITSVAPQKTFAMQRQPTHQVTAPFVSIFYPHNNPKRYTVSQKFYIDSKIDNDEYYQMHQYLYGNTVKLVGNEACGSDGSFGYVSSTDDSQFAKIMVKSEFSTPVIVCAATAQIFYDDLSPALIIPMGSLLYVQNSSDPDYFKFLDPSGSTMLISRKNVNAVEDLEQLDEHYLRAKIIAQAKKLIGYPYQWGGLCACEGSGFDCAGFVQTVYRSCGKKIERCVNRQFSRSKQVEPSALRAGDLIFFYQSRQSFNKADHVCLYEGDEMIIEASPFTGAVTKVKSEDLLGKKIIDFQNNEPISFAGVTYLISFRSLLN
- a CDS encoding class I SAM-dependent methyltransferase; the encoded protein is MNKPCLTTYQKLCTEFYDLIEHPYSQQALRLYMNYAAQAQGPILEPMCGTGRFLIPMLQAGFDAYGFDASEHMLDGLKQKFAALSNKPAPVWQAFVENFSSDTRYQLIFVPYGSWGLITNLENCKNGLEIMYHHLEPGGKFVLEIETVASLPQPCGIERRGVQTRADGSKIVLTTMTSYNPESQVFSSQCRYDSIIDNQITNTEHEEFKQYLYNFDEMDQLLTNAGFIHIKKYQDHALNGAIDRSTHILIYECTK